The Planococcus liqunii genome includes a region encoding these proteins:
- a CDS encoding ABC transporter ATP-binding protein: MNTILSATNVSKIYGKKGASTYTAIRNLSFSMKEGEFIGIMGPSGSGKTTLLNMIATLDPATEGDITINGVSLSVMDENGLSDFRSRQLGFIFQDFNLLETMNAFENIALPLSLQHIAAPKIQATVRQVAGLLGINDILKKYPAELSGGQKQRTAIARALVHNPALLLADEPTGALDSKNAAALLNTLTELNRRQHASILMVTHDPLSASHCSRLLFIKDGAIAQELHSTGTREQFYRDILEVLGGMDRELVAGGRR; the protein is encoded by the coding sequence ATGAACACGATCTTAAGCGCAACTAATGTTTCGAAAATTTACGGCAAAAAAGGGGCAAGCACATACACCGCTATCCGCAATTTGTCCTTTTCCATGAAAGAAGGTGAATTCATCGGCATCATGGGGCCATCCGGTTCCGGCAAAACAACGCTTTTGAACATGATTGCGACACTCGATCCGGCAACTGAAGGCGACATCACCATTAACGGCGTCTCGCTGTCTGTGATGGATGAAAACGGGCTGTCTGATTTCCGTTCCCGGCAGCTCGGCTTCATTTTTCAAGATTTCAATTTATTGGAAACGATGAACGCCTTCGAAAACATTGCGCTGCCGCTTTCGCTCCAGCACATAGCTGCACCAAAAATCCAGGCAACCGTCCGGCAAGTGGCGGGGCTGCTTGGCATCAATGACATATTGAAGAAATACCCGGCGGAGCTATCAGGGGGCCAGAAACAGCGGACCGCTATTGCCCGTGCACTTGTCCACAATCCGGCTCTCCTTCTTGCCGACGAACCGACCGGTGCCTTGGATTCGAAAAACGCCGCAGCATTATTGAATACGTTAACCGAGTTGAACCGCAGACAGCACGCCTCCATTTTGATGGTGACCCATGATCCGCTCAGCGCAAGCCATTGCAGCCGCCTGTTGTTCATCAAAGACGGCGCCATTGCACAAGAACTCCATTCCACCGGTACACGCGAACAATTCTACCGGGACATTCTGGAAGTGCTAGGCGGCATGGACCGCGAGCTTGTGGCAGGTGGCCGCAGATGA
- a CDS encoding FtsX-like permease family protein, which yields MIWKLALNGLQRNRRDYLILFTGMIISVAVFYMFLAIALNKEFITQNTVINHIQLVFVVGAALLFVITFFYLFYTNSFLLSLRKKEFGLYELIGAKKYQLKRVFLLETLSITAFALAAGLLLGFAFSGMVSALLMNQLNVEFTAFKVVYLPAIFWTSAYFLLAALITSSIHSSKLAKASIIGLLQAAVQNDFIPEKPKKAAWPLIVLGFVFLGIGYAALFFMEILRFVGLFTAPVMTTLGTYLLFSSLLPVIIRKWKSRNRANLKGINAFTLSQLSFRLNDLKWVLATIAMLIALSEGAIAGGFAFKNNAVTSIDQERLYDATLYNPSTAEEEILKSLSLTEQLSYRFKMDDQFIYYAEEELVENPPLIVDWIDYKQKRPGPLPEKLETDEAGYPILPDDWMTALETINPAFATTRPVRIVPLESFEKTGGEEIAIVLARTDKFQNYIPEWQALDRLQLSAFAQLQAGFDPVVDGLPGKYAQFERQYAFASGTFFMGFFLGLAFLTMLASILMFKILAGAGSDIRRYDSLRKLGVRKQLLSASLSKEILIVFLFPAFLGLLHVLIGMRIFTFVIGDPYYRLWVSLLIFLVTYGGYYFFTVHLYRKLVLPKA from the coding sequence ATGATCTGGAAATTGGCATTAAACGGCTTGCAGCGCAACCGCCGGGATTATTTGATTTTGTTTACGGGTATGATCATTTCCGTTGCCGTTTTTTACATGTTTCTGGCGATAGCCTTGAACAAGGAATTCATCACGCAGAATACCGTCATTAACCATATTCAATTGGTGTTCGTGGTAGGTGCAGCCTTGTTGTTCGTCATCACCTTTTTCTATTTGTTTTACACCAACTCATTCCTGCTGTCGCTCCGAAAAAAGGAATTCGGCCTGTATGAGCTGATTGGCGCTAAAAAATATCAGCTGAAGCGCGTGTTTCTGCTTGAAACTTTGAGCATCACAGCTTTTGCACTAGCAGCCGGCCTCCTGCTCGGCTTTGCCTTTTCCGGAATGGTTTCTGCGCTTTTGATGAATCAATTAAATGTCGAATTCACCGCATTCAAAGTCGTCTATTTGCCGGCCATTTTCTGGACAAGTGCATACTTCCTGCTTGCAGCTCTTATAACTTCTTCTATTCACAGTTCCAAGTTGGCGAAAGCTTCGATTATCGGCTTGCTGCAGGCAGCTGTGCAAAACGATTTTATTCCCGAAAAGCCAAAGAAGGCTGCCTGGCCGCTCATCGTTCTGGGCTTTGTCTTTCTTGGCATCGGCTACGCGGCACTTTTCTTCATGGAAATCCTGCGGTTTGTGGGGCTTTTCACAGCGCCTGTCATGACGACGCTTGGCACCTACTTGCTGTTCAGCTCGCTTTTGCCCGTCATCATCCGCAAATGGAAAAGCAGAAACCGTGCTAATTTAAAAGGCATCAACGCCTTTACCTTGTCCCAGCTCAGTTTCCGGCTCAATGACCTAAAATGGGTGCTTGCGACAATTGCCATGCTGATTGCGTTGTCGGAAGGCGCCATTGCCGGCGGCTTTGCATTCAAAAACAATGCTGTCACCTCCATCGATCAAGAGCGCTTATACGATGCCACACTTTATAATCCTAGCACTGCCGAAGAAGAGATTTTGAAAAGCCTTTCTTTGACCGAACAGCTCAGCTATCGTTTCAAAATGGACGACCAATTCATCTACTATGCGGAAGAAGAGCTTGTTGAAAATCCACCGCTCATCGTGGACTGGATCGACTATAAACAAAAGCGGCCAGGTCCGCTTCCTGAAAAGCTGGAAACCGACGAAGCCGGCTACCCGATTCTCCCGGACGATTGGATGACGGCGCTTGAAACGATCAATCCCGCTTTTGCCACTACTCGACCGGTGCGCATCGTCCCCCTTGAAAGCTTTGAAAAAACAGGCGGCGAAGAAATCGCGATTGTCCTTGCTCGGACCGATAAGTTTCAAAACTATATTCCCGAATGGCAAGCACTCGACCGCCTGCAGCTTTCAGCATTTGCACAGCTGCAGGCCGGCTTTGATCCAGTAGTTGACGGACTCCCCGGCAAGTATGCCCAGTTTGAACGTCAATACGCTTTTGCCAGCGGCACTTTCTTTATGGGCTTTTTCTTAGGGCTCGCATTCCTTACGATGCTCGCAAGCATTTTGATGTTCAAAATCCTGGCCGGTGCAGGCAGCGATATCCGCCGCTACGACAGTCTCCGGAAACTCGGCGTGCGCAAGCAGCTCCTGTCCGCTTCTTTATCTAAAGAAATCCTGATCGTCTTTTTGTTCCCGGCTTTTTTAGGCCTGCTGCATGTCCTCATCGGCATGAGAATCTTCACATTTGTCATAGGCGACCCGTATTACCGCCTTTGGGTATCCTTGCTGATTTTCCTCGTGACTTACGGCGGTTATTATTTCTTTACTGTGCACCTTTACCGAAAACTTGTTTTGCCGAAGGCATAA